The nucleotide sequence TGGTTGAACATATAACAAGCAATGTGAGTACCTTAAAAACAAAATGATTGTAAAATTCATTTGATTATAAAAAAAAGGATATAGTAAATTGTTATTTTAGTTCCTAACGTTTGATCAAAATTGCCACTTTAAatcaaataatttttttatattagcccaaaataagaatttttaacgtatctgcccccatggtccctatatctaaccattttggcccctaattcTAACCAAACCCTAACTCTGGTTAACTTCTTGGTCACATGGGTTACAGATGataggtaaaattgtaatttcccCTCCTCTTTTATGACTTTATAAATAAAACTCAAATCTTgaacaaatcatcatcatctccaGATACAAACATATACTTATCTAACTAATCATTTTAAAATATCAAATTCATTATACTTATCTAATCATACCACACCCACATCGGTACTTCGAAGAATCCATTTTAAAATATTAAGAAAATAACACATCAGGTACTTCTATGAATCCATTTTAAAATATTAAACCTGATGAATTCGATGTTAAGGGTGTGGCTAGAGAGagaaacacacacacatacaaacATATACATATTACCACAGACTCAATCTTCGAGCTCGAAGAATCCGACATCTGGAACGTGATGTCATCGCCGGGGTTTCATAAACCGGTGTCGGTTTCATGGATCTCGAAGAAATCGGCATCTCCGGTGGTCGGAGGAACGACATCATCGTTGCCGGTGAACGTGCCGGACTGGTCAAAGATACTGGAGGAAGATTTGAGTCAACATCAGCGGCGAGAAGCCGATTTTGACGACTTTGAGTGAACCACCACTCATCCCCCTCCATTGCGTCCACATCAGCGGCGAGACTGGTGGCGATGGTGTTGTTTAAGGGCTGGGTAGTGGTGCCTATGGCCGGAACTCGAACCACCACTCATCCCCCTCCATTGTAAGTTGTTTAATTTCTTCGATTGTTGCTGAGTTCTAGGTTTGAAGATGAAAGTGGGTTTGAAGATCTGGGTTTGAAGATGAAAGTGGGTTTGAAGATGAAAGTGTTGAAGATCTGGGTTCTTCGATTGTTTAATTTCTTCGATTGTTGCTGAGTTCTGAATCGGTAGCTTTCAATTGCAGTTCTGGGTTTGAAGATGAAAGTGGGTTTGAAGATCTGAGTTTGAAGTTCTGGGTTTAAAAGTGGTTTGAAGATGAAAGTCGGTTTGAAGTTTTGGGTTTGTTCAAGAAAGAGatgcagatgatgatgatttgttcAAGATTTAAGTTTAATTTATAAAGTCATAAAAGAGGAgatgaaattacaattttacccatcATGTGCAACCCATGTGACCAAGAAGTTAACCAGAGTTGGGGTTTGGTTAgaattaggggccaaaatggttagatatagggaccatgggggcagatacgttaaaaattcttattttgggctaatatactAAAACTgacataaccacaggggccaaaaacgtaatttactctttttttttgccattttagtctaaatagttttgttttctgccattttagtacctgacttttgtcattttttgtcattttcatcgaTCACCACCTCTTACCACCCACCCATCACAACCTTCTATCATCGCTACCACCTGTCTGCACCGTCaccacccaccccaccaccatcaccaaccaccatttccaccaccaccggccactttTCCGCCACCCACATCATCAACCAACACCACCGCTATCATCGTAAAACCAACAACAACTGCCATCATCTTCACTGTAAACTGGCAAAACACCATCCTCATACCATCGCACtgcaaaaaaagaaagaaaaatgtggTTCAACCAAAATTcacctaagttaactaaattttttGAGTGAAATTCGTGGGTTGGATGAAAACAACAAAAAATGACCAAAGTCAAAGACTAGAATGacagaaaacaaaactatttaggggctgtttggtagtctctgaatggtcattaagaggctacctcttaatggaaccattaagaattttaccaatgagaaggtagaagaatgtgacatgtgatgatttatcattcagaggttacctcttaaccattcagacttgaggttacctcttattcattcaaaggttttaaaccattaagaggtagcatctgaatggtcattaagaggctaccaaacagccccttagactAAAATTAAAATTGTAAGAAAACaactatttgaactaaagtgACAATTTTGATCAAATCTCAAAGATTAAAATAACAATTTACTCAAAAGATACTTTCCAGCTGACAATAAAACCATCAGATCACATCAACAAAAACGAATGTTTAACAACTACTTGGAATTTTCAAAATACCAAATTATAAAATTGAATTGTCTAAGTCAAATTCTGAAGTACCATGTGTTCGACTAAAACAATATAGTCTAACCGAAATGGAGCAATATGACTTCAATTTGAGAAGTGTGGGCCAAATACAAGAAACacgtcgttcaaaaaaaataaataaaaaataaaataaaattcgaGTGGCACCACAACCACACCCTCTATGGATATGTTTAACAACCAATACAAAACAAGTAGTTGCATACCAAATTTCGCTAAACGTTCGGTTGGTTTACAACCGTAGATACAAGTAGTGTACACGTGTCCATGCTCGGTGCTTCTAACATTCCAGCCGACATAAACACCAATACAAAACAAGTAGTTGGATACCAAATTTCGCTAAACGGTTCGATTGGTTTATAGCCTGAAGATACATATCTGAGGCTGGACATTACCCACCGAGGACGAGCGTCTCAACATGTCCGCTCCGTATCCGAATAAACATCATAAGGAATGTCCGTCCTCCGTATGACTCCGAAGACGAACTACCATTCAAGTGCGTCTGGCCGAATGACGTCATCCTAGTTGACCACTATAAATACCTCACTAAAGTACAATGCCAAGTACGATTTTCTGAACCTCCGtccttactttctctctctattttctctctctacaaatacttatcctcacgccggagggtggtcgcagagaggccctcccatctctgcggcgaccctaacggttttctgttttgcaggaaccTTTTCAAAGTCTCTCAACAAGATCCAAACCCTTGATTACAAGCTCCGGCCTAGATTCGACCCTTTGGTTCTTCATAGCCGTAGATACAAGGAGTGTACACGTGTCCATACTCGGTGCTTCTAACATTCCAGCCGACACAAACACCAATACAAAACGAGTAGGTGGATTATAAAATTTGAGTGGCACAGTAACCACACTCTATGGATAATGCAACCTTCTTTCTAGTGCTACCATTCCTCTTAACGTTCATCTATGTTTTCACCACCTCCAGCCGCCGTAACCCCCGGCTTCCGCCGGGGCCGTACCCGTTTCCGATCATCGGAAACTTGTTGTTACTCACCAACAAGCCCCACCGCTCTCTTGCGGCCCTCTCTGAACGTTACGGCCCTTTGATGTCGCTTAAGCTCGGAAGTAGAACAACAATAGTGGTTTCATCACCCGACATTGCCCAAGAATTCTTTCAAAAACATGATCAATCGTTCTCCAGCCGATCGATCCCCGAAACGGCCCGAGTTATGGACCACCATAAATACTCCGTGGCTTGGCTACCGGCTGGGGATGAGTGGCGAAAACTACGAAGAATTACTAAAGAATGCTTGTTCTCTGGGCAGTGTTTAGATGGTAGCCAACAACTACGTAGGCAAAAGGTACGTACCAGTTGAATAACATAGTAGGGCCTAGTCGGGGGCCAGCCAAAAATCGACGATTTCAGCCGGATTCCGacaaaaaaacatgtatattccggccaaaacATTTAAATTCTGGCCAATTTTCAACCAAACAatgtgaattccaacaattaatcctgtatacttaaaaaaaatgagttgagtaagagTTAAAACCTAGCTACTTATAATATTTATCTgtaaaaatgtgtatatgtataaataaatttgaaaattacATATAGAAACCCGATCTGATTAATTCCGATTAATCCCCGGTAGTAGCTAGTCCCCACCTCATCGGCCGACTAGCGACTAACGAGTTCTCACCTTGGTTTTAAGTAAAGTGATAATCCTGTATACTGCTTATTTTGATAACTAGTTTGATTAtcccgcgcttcgcggcggggcGAGTTGATTTAAAGAAAATGTAGACGCAATGTTAAAAATAACGTTATACTGTGAAAAAAGTAACGTTTCGAAATCCAGAAGCGTGTTGTGGCATGTTAAATATCGAATCGTTATTACAAACACAGTAAAATGAATAACAAAAAGTTGTAGTGTTGTACGCTAAACAAAGAATGGTTAGTTTGTACATtgtaaaaaaattacaaaaaagttGCCAGCTAAAAACCTTGGCGTAAATTCAGATCTTACGTTGCAACAAAGGCATTAAACGGTGGAAATAATTGTGGTCGAATAACTTTTcgtaaataaatatattaatttgTTATAATGGTTTTAGTTACctcattttattattttttttaccaaaataaTCTAAAAGGATAAGTAAATTGGTTTATTTTGGAACTAAAACACAGTTTGATTTTTCATCTTATTTAATTTTGTGATACTTGCATCCCTATACAATTCATGTAGTCTTGTCTttcaaataataaacaaaatataAGAAATACTTAAAATATCATAATCACTGTTCATCCCCTCTTTAAATTCATATAGATAAAGATAATAATATCTATGATTTTGAtgttattttatattatttaactATTTAAGTAATTTATATATACTAttgttatttttataaaatttgtcacgaagttttatattgtttttatagGTAGATTTGTTTTGTATAAAATCTACTTTAGTAGAAAAAAAAAGCTAAAATCAAGCATTAAAACTTAAATAAATATGTAAGATATCGACAAATAACTATAAGGAAGTCAATCAAAAGTTAAACTATTAGAAAATGAAATTTGGGCCCCTAGTCTTGCATATATTAATTGTTGATGTGCATCTACAAATTGTATAAAAATTCTATTACGACACTCTGCCATTGATTGAGCTCTTTATCTAAAAAATTAAAACTTCTGGCATAGATTGAGCTTAAATAAAAATATTTGATTCATGATCCATTAGCCtaaataacaattaacatcattaatttttatatataattcgTTAGGGCTTAAGGGTCTTTTTTCAGATTCGGTAATTGAATCCTCAGGACCGGCTCTACATATATTAATAAATTTAAGATTCTTTTGTTGGACATATTTTTATGACATTTGGTTATCCAtgagatatagatatagatacaAGTTTGATTATGTAATACCCTTTTTGATATTACGAAAAAATGCATTAAAATGTCAATTTTGACCAATAAGTTTGACAAACTAGAGAAACTTTTGCAAATTTTCAATCAATGTTTGCTTGACACTTGTCCTTTGGCGCAACAAATCTTCATTTAGGATGGATATGTTGTGTTGTGTGCCACACGTAAGGGTGGGCGGGGTACCCACCGAAACACATTCGGGGACCCCTCTTGCCGAGCTAGGTGAGCACCGCCATCACTGCGGTGAGGTAGAGAGAGGGAGTAAAACCGGTGGGGGTTCAccgaagagagggggaggagagagggaggagagatgATGAGTAGACCAATCAAAacctttcatttttttttttttaacaaaaaccaagttacctaagaggggagtgccgccatcaatttagggtgttaggggagtttaagaggggagttgacgtggcacacgagtattggttgggcgtaagagaggggactcacctcttaggtgagcaccccttacaccctaagctTATGGTTGACTAAAAGAATATCTTAATTAAAACACAAAAGAAGGCAAATGATTTTTTGAAAAGAAATAAGTGAAGGCTATTTTGTGAAACTTATGGGTTAGCAAAATGGTCATTTTGGTGTAAGCAAAGTGGTTCCACTAGTAGCACGATTATACTTCAATGGTTCGTCAGTGATCcaaaatttgccgttaaaaaaaattatacataCTTGCAGGTACAAGAACTTGTTGACCATGTTAGCCGATGTTGTACGGAAGAAAAAGTTGTGAACGTAGGTGAAGTTGCATTTACCACAAATCTGAACATTTTATCAAATTTGTTGTTCTCTAAGGATTTCTCTCAATATGATTCTTTGTCATCACAAGAAATCAAGGACGTAATAGGGGGTGTGATGGAAGTTCGTGCGAAGCCGAATCTTGTAGACTTTTTCCCGATACTAAGGCCCCTCGATCCACAAGGGTTAGCATCACAAGGCAGTGTTTATGCTAACAAGTTATTCGCTATTTTTGATAGCATCATTGATCAGAGATTGCAAACAAGAGGGGGGATTTCATCATCGTACGACAATGATTCTTCCACACAAAGCGACGTTTTGGACTTGTTGCTCAATATCAACTtcaaagatgaatccgagttTAGTATAAATGACATGAAGCATTTGTTCTCGGTAAGTTGATATAGAGTTTTGAGAAATAACATGCATGCAGGGCCGGGTCTAGGCCACTTTtgtgggttcccaggaacccatttggttttagaaaaaatgagaaaaattagtgagaacctcgtatgatttggaaaaaaaatagtgagaattagtgagaatctaccaaaaggaacccAGTGAAAAAAGTTCTTAGATCCGCACTGCATGCATGTTCTTTTCATAGAATAAGAAAATCATGAAAATAGCATCTATATGTATTATATCTTAAATAATCATTTCTTAAATTATTATAGGATTTGTTTGCTGCGGGAACTGATACGGTATCAACCACATTGGAATGGGCGTTGACTGAGCTCATTCGCAACCCAAAGGAAATGGAGAGGGCTCGGTTAGAGCTTACTAAAAGCTTGCAAAATAACGACAAAATTTTACAGGAACGTGATATTCCTCAACTCCCTTACCTACAAGCGGTTATCAAAGAAACTCTAAGACTACATCCTCCAACCCCTTTTCTTATCCCTCACGAAGCCACACATGACGTAGAAGTCGAAGGCTTCATAATCCCTAAAAACGCACGGATCCTTTGTAATGTTTGGGCGATTGGGCGAGACCCAAACATCTGGCCCAACACAAATGAGTTCATGCCAGAGAGGTTTTTGGACAGTGAAATTGACTACCGAGGTCAAGATTTCAAGCTCATACCATTTGGTGCGGGGAGGAGGCTTTGTCCGGGGTTGAATATTGCTCATAGAATGTTACACATAATGCTGGGTTCTTTGATTTACAACTTTGATTGGAAGCTCCAAGGAAACATGAGACCACAAGACTTAGATATGGAAGACAAATTTGGGCTCACTTTGCCAAGAAATGTACCACTTATGGCCATTCCAGTTAAAGTTAACTATGCCCATCTTTAAAATCGATGTACTTGCTATTCGATTTTAAAGATTTGTGTGTGCgatttatctttaaataaaaacCCTTCAATATGTTTCCTTTGGCCTTTTTAAATCAATCTAACTATTTATCATCACAACATTGTTAGTTGTATGAAAGTTAATTTATTAAGTTACTAGTTATATATTTTCATGTACGGTTATAGTATACAAACTGTTTCTTACTATTCTAAGTCTTGCAATGCCATATGAAGTTGGATTTCTGACCAAATAACACGACCACTTCTTCCCTTTTAGTGTCTTGCCATTACATTATTAAAGTTGAGTGATTTTTctgtttaaaagaaaataacTAACAAATTAAGCTTGTTTGCCGCCTTGCACTTgactggtttttttttttttttctaatttaatttaaaaaatttaCCGTTTTCTTAGTCACTTGGTTTTGCCCGTGCCTTGCAGCCGGTATGCCTGTTTTGCCGCCTTGTAGTTAGTTGCGGTTTATGGTGTGTATGGCCTTTGTAGGTTATTCATTATGGTAAGTAGGGAGCAACAACGTAGTCACATTAGGAACTCAAGACGTTAGAATTTTTAGGTTAAGTATTCACTAAGTTTTCTAATGGGTTTTCAATAGCCAACTTTTAAACATTGTTAATTTGATGTATGCTTCAAATGTATCGtttaaaaaattaatataaaatgTCACTTTCACAAGAAAAAAAGTGAAGATTACGCGTGTAATGAGAATAAAAAACAGAAGCCTGATCTCACCTcggagtttaagctcaagcttaTTTTTTTAAGCCCAAGCTCGAGTTAGGCTTGTCTCATTTAGTTGAcattatttagttattttatttatacaattactattatatatttataaaaattaattttatatttatatacataGCATATTATATATTGTTAGGTTAAGCTCAAACTCATTTACTAAACGACCGGGGAACCTAATAAAgcgtatttatatttatatttatatacataGCATATTATATCCATCTATTAATACAGATAATTGGCTCATTTAGGCCGGGGAACCTAATAAAGCGTATGAAGCTTAAGCTCAAACTCATTTACTAAACGACCTCCAATTTAGACTCGCACCATCTCACGCATGTGAGCTACGCTTGATTAAAACTTTTAGCGAGGCAATCTCAAATAGCTTACGAATGCCCCTACAACTGTTTATACAAAACTCAGATCCAAACACTGTTATTACCATCTAAAAACAACCCAAAGTTATATCTCAAATAATGTAAAGAAagatatattttgaaaataaaagaagTAAATCAAGCATAGCTACATTCAAATTCTAAGGGTATATGGAGTGGGCGGCAAAGGGGTGCGGTAAACATGGTTTGCTGCTGGGGAACACCACCGCTTACCCCCCTTTGCCGCACGGTGAATTTGAAGATCGATGACCCGTTGTCGTTCGGTGTTTGTGCCTCTtcaacggctatatagccgttacaataaaaaaaattaatatttaattttataaataaaaacaaatccACTTCCATTTTCATCAAACAAACCTAACCTCCATATTCACTGCCATTCTCACtcaatttttcaaatctttttaaagaaATGGAAGGCTCAAACAAAGGTGAAGGCAAGAAAAAAAATGTAGGGTCCAGTTCGAATAGCCGttacaataaaaaaaaattaatatttaactttataaataaaaacaaatccACTTCCATTTTCATCAAACAAACCCAACCTCCATATTCACTGCCATTCTCACtcaatttttcaaatctttttaaagaaATGGAAGGCTCAAACAAAGGTGAAGGCAAGAAAAAAAATGTAGGGTCCAGTTCGAAGGCGAGGGCTCAAGATAAACGCGGTGGTTTGGGTGGTTCTAGTGTGCCGTTTCATCCCCAACTTGGCTTTGCTCATCAAACCCAACCTccatttttttttaacaaatctATGCATCCAAATTTCGGTTATGATAACCAACCCCGCTAAAATTGGATGCTACACGTTCCGATGATGGTTCGACCCAGTGTTTATGATTACCCCCTAGACGCCCAAaattcttttgacccgtttgcttttAAAACCCCACGCTCACAATCACCGAGAGACATACAAGATGACCCCGAAGAAGAGTTCGTGCCGGATACACAAGAGCAACATTATGAtgaggtcagaacttccgttcagcagaagtcccggaataactgtcaaaccgatgtactatcattttccctatatcacacaagctctttttcagattttatattgtCTTTGGATTttgagattttatcatgtttttgcatttttgaatttttttactgtttttgtattttctaaaaaatATCTATTTACAGATTCTATTTACagatatctactccccctaaataccaaaacatgtaaaaaatcgacaaaccattgcagattgttgcTCATCATCATCTACAACAGTACCCTCATCAACGCTAATTATGCCATCCAACACCGAgaaaagcttcataccatttaatttcaaaagaaatttaaaccgtgttttatcaaaagctttggtatgtaaatcggctttctgattgtcagtgtgaattttctcaattcgtatcaacctTTTTTCGAAGCAATctcgaataaagtgatgacgaatttctatatgtttagttttagcgtgatgtactagattctttgt is from Helianthus annuus cultivar XRQ/B chromosome 9, HanXRQr2.0-SUNRISE, whole genome shotgun sequence and encodes:
- the LOC110877170 gene encoding cytochrome P450 76T24; amino-acid sequence: MDNATFFLVLPFLLTFIYVFTTSSRRNPRLPPGPYPFPIIGNLLLLTNKPHRSLAALSERYGPLMSLKLGSRTTIVVSSPDIAQEFFQKHDQSFSSRSIPETARVMDHHKYSVAWLPAGDEWRKLRRITKECLFSGQCLDGSQQLRRQKVQELVDHVSRCCTEEKVVNVGEVAFTTNLNILSNLLFSKDFSQYDSLSSQEIKDVIGGVMEVRAKPNLVDFFPILRPLDPQGLASQGSVYANKLFAIFDSIIDQRLQTRGGISSSYDNDSSTQSDVLDLLLNINFKDESEFSINDMKHLFSDLFAAGTDTVSTTLEWALTELIRNPKEMERARLELTKSLQNNDKILQERDIPQLPYLQAVIKETLRLHPPTPFLIPHEATHDVEVEGFIIPKNARILCNVWAIGRDPNIWPNTNEFMPERFLDSEIDYRGQDFKLIPFGAGRRLCPGLNIAHRMLHIMLGSLIYNFDWKLQGNMRPQDLDMEDKFGLTLPRNVPLMAIPVKVNYAHL